Proteins from a single region of Canis lupus baileyi chromosome 35, mCanLup2.hap1, whole genome shotgun sequence:
- the MIX23 gene encoding protein MIX23 isoform X2, with the protein MRTIDDRIVHELNTTVPTASFAGKIDASQTCKQLYESLREAHASRDRVIKNCIAQTSSVVKHLREEREKNLDDLTLLKQLRKEQTKLKWMQSELNVEEVVNDRSWKVFNERCRIHFKPPKNE; encoded by the exons ATGAGGACGATTGATGACAGAATAGTACATGAATTAAACACTACGGTTCCAACAGCTTCCTTTGCAGGGAAAATTGATGCAAGCCAAACCTGTAAACAACTTTATGAGTCT ttGAGGGAGGCTCATGCCAGCAGGGACAGAGTCATAAAAAATTGTATAGCTCAGACCTCATCAGTAGTAAAACACCTccgagaagagagagaaaagaatttggATGATTTAACGTTATTAAAGCAACTTAGAAAGGAACAGACAAAG ttgAAATGGATGCAGTCAGAACTGAATGTTGAAGAAGTTGTAAATGACAGGAGCTGGAAG GTGTTTAATGAACGCTGCCGAATTCACTTCAAGCCtccaaagaatgaataa